In a genomic window of Dyadobacter fermentans DSM 18053:
- a CDS encoding NADH-quinone oxidoreductase subunit B — protein sequence MKEVKIVEAPQGHSGSGFFATSFDEAIGLARSYSLWPLPFATSCCGIEFMATMGAHYDISRFGSERPSFSPRQADLLMVMGTIAKKMAPVVKQVYLQMAEPRWVMAVGACASSGGIFDTYSVLQGIDRIIPVDVYVPGCPPRPEQIIDGLMQIQYLAQNEKLRRRNTDEYQELLASYNIQ from the coding sequence ATGAAAGAAGTAAAGATAGTGGAGGCTCCGCAAGGACATAGCGGATCTGGTTTTTTTGCAACTTCATTCGACGAAGCGATCGGTCTGGCACGTAGTTACTCACTCTGGCCATTGCCATTTGCTACTTCATGCTGCGGGATCGAGTTCATGGCAACCATGGGCGCGCATTACGATATTTCGCGTTTCGGTTCCGAACGTCCGAGCTTTTCGCCGCGTCAGGCAGATTTGCTGATGGTGATGGGGACGATCGCCAAGAAAATGGCGCCTGTTGTGAAGCAGGTTTATCTCCAAATGGCTGAGCCTCGCTGGGTAATGGCCGTAGGTGCCTGCGCTTCCAGCGGTGGTATTTTCGACACTTACAGCGTTTTGCAGGGTATCGACCGCATTATCCCTGTGGATGTATACGTACCCGGCTGCCCGCCACGTCCGGAGCAGATCATCGACGGCCTCATGCAGATCCAGTATCTGGCTCAGAATGAGAAACTTCGCCGCCGTAATACCGACGAATAC
- a CDS encoding NADH-quinone oxidoreductase subunit A, which yields MKNEYLPSDYLPIIVQFLLAAGFIGGTMIVTHLIGPSRRSKKKDDPFECGIESVGDARTPISVKYFLVAILFVLFDVEVIFMYPWAVNFKGLGMFGFIEMLLFMALLLSGFYYVIRKGVLNWEE from the coding sequence ATGAAAAACGAATATCTCCCTTCGGATTATTTGCCCATTATTGTGCAATTTCTGCTCGCTGCCGGCTTCATCGGCGGCACGATGATCGTCACTCACCTGATCGGCCCGAGCCGCAGAAGCAAAAAGAAAGACGATCCCTTCGAATGTGGTATCGAATCGGTTGGTGATGCCCGGACGCCCATTTCTGTGAAGTACTTCCTGGTAGCGATCCTGTTCGTATTGTTCGACGTCGAAGTGATCTTCATGTATCCCTGGGCTGTGAATTTCAAAGGCCTGGGAATGTTCGGGTTTATAGAAATGTTGTTGTTCATGGCACTTCTTTTGTCTGGTTTCTATTACGTGATTCGCAAGGGCGTACTGAACTGGGAAGAATAG
- a CDS encoding T9SS type A sorting domain-containing protein: MRYRIILPVVAKALLLVCLVSSTVFSQIKITSPTFQAVYQRDISGQRELTVSGTFTALMDKIEIRAVPVVQGQGVETPWQDLQVAPKGGVFMGTITLYGGWYTLEVRGIADGKVVGRDVLARVGIGEVFLIAGQSNAQGLKGKPTPPGANDDRVLYIDNYENDPDGRYNDLLTDPVPPTFSKITSDIKTMSPRGQTAWCWGALGDLLVSKLNVPVLFINAAWEGTSVTNWAESASGQRTVSYYGYKYNTGMPYANLRISARNYGNQYGLRAVLWMQGETDGFFGTPSALYRTSLQKIIDQLSIDTQKRIYWVIARTSLSSGDDKVDPKPYPGIIAAQNAVLSTPFNPTYAGPETDPLVPDRKDGLHFEGEDQLRILANAWNQSLDADFFSRVTPVAPAAVPAITASCVTENNAVRLSLPAGYASYEWKSTREDNPISTPKSSTITVSKADTYRATVRDAAGNSILTSVVVLDHDAKPTQPSIIQQGEQQACADSSFQFSVNDGGNIYDWYKQGSTTPIASGVTAQIAESGNYYVRAQNIFGCISENSTASTLTVRAAITKPTIEPSGPFSVSASIPEGTQVNESFVWRRPGTESDTTATLIKILKSGEYSVKAKVTYTIGNNSLVCYSDTASREFKTNEQNEVVIYPNPSQGTYIYIESRDNIRDAAVELFDIRGNLIKTTPPALLNSRMQIDVGLLPTGKYILRVTGQGQSLTKQIVIK; encoded by the coding sequence ATGCGTTATAGAATTATTCTTCCGGTAGTGGCAAAGGCATTGCTGTTGGTATGTCTCGTTTCGTCGACAGTATTTTCCCAGATTAAAATTACCTCCCCAACTTTCCAGGCCGTATATCAGCGTGATATTTCGGGACAGCGAGAGCTTACCGTTTCCGGTACATTCACGGCTCTGATGGATAAGATCGAGATCAGGGCGGTTCCTGTTGTGCAGGGGCAGGGCGTGGAAACGCCGTGGCAAGATTTGCAGGTTGCGCCGAAAGGTGGCGTGTTCATGGGAACGATCACATTATACGGTGGATGGTACACGCTGGAAGTACGCGGCATTGCCGACGGAAAGGTGGTCGGCCGCGACGTGCTGGCCCGCGTGGGTATCGGTGAAGTTTTCCTTATCGCAGGTCAGTCGAATGCGCAGGGCCTTAAAGGCAAGCCAACCCCTCCGGGAGCCAACGACGACCGTGTGCTGTATATCGACAACTACGAAAATGACCCCGACGGCCGTTACAATGACTTGCTTACAGACCCCGTTCCCCCGACATTCTCCAAAATCACTAGTGATATTAAAACCATGTCCCCCCGCGGCCAGACAGCCTGGTGCTGGGGAGCGTTGGGCGACTTGCTGGTTTCGAAACTGAATGTGCCCGTGCTGTTTATCAATGCTGCATGGGAAGGCACTTCGGTTACCAACTGGGCTGAGAGCGCTTCAGGACAAAGGACCGTCAGCTATTACGGATATAAATACAACACCGGCATGCCGTATGCCAACCTTCGCATCTCGGCCCGTAACTATGGCAACCAGTATGGCTTACGTGCGGTACTTTGGATGCAGGGCGAAACGGACGGCTTCTTCGGTACTCCTTCCGCGCTTTACCGCACGAGTTTGCAAAAAATCATCGACCAGCTGAGCATCGATACCCAAAAAAGGATCTATTGGGTAATCGCCCGCACCAGCCTTTCTTCTGGAGACGACAAGGTTGATCCGAAGCCATATCCCGGAATTATCGCCGCGCAGAATGCGGTCCTTAGTACGCCATTTAACCCGACATACGCAGGTCCGGAAACCGATCCGCTCGTGCCGGATCGCAAAGACGGCCTGCACTTCGAAGGCGAAGACCAGCTGCGCATTCTCGCCAATGCCTGGAACCAGAGTCTCGACGCCGACTTCTTCTCGCGCGTTACGCCTGTCGCTCCGGCTGCCGTACCGGCTATCACTGCCTCCTGCGTGACTGAAAACAATGCCGTGCGACTTTCGTTGCCGGCCGGATATGCCTCCTACGAGTGGAAAAGCACCAGAGAAGATAATCCGATCAGCACGCCCAAAAGCAGTACCATTACAGTGAGCAAAGCCGATACATACCGCGCCACCGTGCGTGATGCGGCTGGCAACTCCATCCTTACTTCGGTGGTAGTCCTCGATCACGACGCGAAACCGACGCAACCAAGCATTATCCAGCAAGGCGAGCAGCAGGCGTGCGCCGATTCGTCGTTCCAATTCTCGGTGAACGATGGCGGTAACATTTATGACTGGTACAAACAAGGCAGCACAACACCGATAGCTAGCGGCGTAACAGCTCAAATCGCTGAAAGCGGAAACTATTACGTGAGAGCACAGAACATTTTCGGTTGTATTTCCGAAAACTCTACCGCGTCCACACTCACCGTCCGTGCAGCCATTACCAAGCCGACGATCGAGCCGTCAGGACCTTTCAGCGTGTCGGCCAGCATTCCCGAAGGCACTCAGGTGAATGAAAGTTTTGTGTGGAGACGGCCGGGCACGGAAAGCGATACCACTGCAACGCTCATCAAAATCCTGAAATCGGGAGAGTATTCGGTTAAGGCAAAAGTCACTTACACGATCGGCAACAATAGCCTGGTTTGCTACTCCGACACCGCGTCACGCGAATTCAAAACCAACGAACAAAATGAGGTGGTGATTTACCCCAACCCAAGCCAGGGCACCTACATTTACATCGAATCGCGGGATAATATCAGGGACGCGGCAGTGGAGCTTTTCGACATCCGCGGCAACCTCATCAAAACCACACCTCCTGCCCTGCTCAACAGCCGGATGCAGATCGATGTGGGCCTTTTGCCGACTGGCAAGTACATTCTTCGCGTAACCGGTCAGGGACAGAGCCTTACCAAGCAAATTGTGATCAAGTAA
- a CDS encoding T9SS type A sorting domain-containing protein produces the protein MRHYLPFLFWVVLSIFSFSAHGQINIDFPSDRAVFQRDKGNKANIFVAGSYTRIADKIEVKLSARDGGSDKDWTTVKDKPQGGFFSGTISDVQGGWYKMEIRASKGGQVIATNSVEHVGVGEVFMIAGQSNGEGYRDGQPNPGDIWDAQGAGDDRVSVVAHSTVPDQANLPSGDSNFPYPNFGHLDKDSNISPRGKTAWCWGRLGDRLVSKLGVPVLFFNVAWYGSHVGAWRESINGGRPKSVYADAYFDPAGMPFGNMRDVIRRYTSLTGMRGVLWIQGEADTDNRTGTDSYFNDLKAVIEASRNESGQDISWMVSQTSYIRGNTSNQVIAGQGRVISEVPNVFQGPLTDLIQTPRIDGDNVHFMKDGLIQLADAWYDRLNDDFFARSNPYSGMSPLRISASCAGNGNVNLTVENGGVRDISWSSGGNSNSVQVGNGTYRVTARDDRNNLIWSPEIRISEQIQPNQPTISIDGSNPVCLGNTATLVSSSGENATWNTGATGDRLPVTAGGEYFVKITNIYGCEAQSEKIAMRVVTSPLPAKPKITASGGLIFCQGGEVTLTSDSKEKSVWSNGVTNASITAVSSGDFRVRALDEEGCYSPESDVVSVKVNPLPDKPQISLGGETTFCDGGNVTMTSSYDSGNIWSTTATTKTISVTATGTFSLTQRDANGCESKSDEVAVKVNPLPATPTVTSLRPTTFCDRDYTTLRSSEAYSYQWSNGSTEREIEIRTSGNFTISAKDANGCVSPVSPVVQVVANPLPPTPAITADGPTTFCADLSVNLTSTTAAGFLWSNGASTQTLKVTAAGNYSVQTINEFQCYSDRSNEISTQTLALPPSPSVTAREATTFCDGDTIYLKASNGNSFFWSNGLEGDSIEVFQTGDYAARIVDDQGCYSPYSARIAIEVKPSPTAPNIKKTGVYTLFAENNLNTGDHVWKYNDVELTENSATLKAVRAGKYVVNNTIVYSPTLTCASEFSEPFQFYLDTENPGFVAYPNPASAERVTVETLADVFNAEVQIIDSRGIIHRTYRVAKFDRQHFFNIMGLSSGIYFIRINSTTLNATQKLVIVR, from the coding sequence ATGAGACACTATCTACCATTTTTGTTTTGGGTAGTATTAAGTATTTTTTCCTTCTCCGCACACGGTCAAATCAACATCGATTTCCCATCGGATCGCGCCGTTTTTCAGCGTGATAAAGGCAATAAGGCGAACATTTTCGTTGCCGGAAGCTATACCAGAATAGCCGACAAGATTGAGGTCAAACTCTCCGCCCGCGATGGTGGCTCCGACAAGGATTGGACAACGGTTAAAGACAAACCGCAGGGTGGTTTCTTCTCGGGCACAATTTCCGACGTACAGGGTGGCTGGTATAAAATGGAGATCCGGGCTTCCAAAGGCGGACAGGTGATTGCCACGAACTCCGTCGAGCACGTGGGTGTGGGCGAGGTGTTTATGATCGCCGGCCAATCCAATGGCGAAGGTTACAGGGATGGCCAGCCCAATCCCGGGGACATATGGGATGCTCAGGGCGCAGGTGACGACCGGGTAAGTGTTGTAGCGCATTCTACTGTGCCCGATCAAGCTAACCTTCCGAGTGGCGACTCCAATTTCCCTTATCCGAATTTCGGACACCTTGATAAAGACAGTAACATCTCTCCGCGCGGCAAAACGGCCTGGTGCTGGGGAAGATTGGGAGACAGACTTGTTTCCAAACTCGGCGTGCCGGTACTGTTTTTCAATGTAGCATGGTACGGAAGCCACGTAGGAGCATGGAGAGAAAGCATCAACGGAGGCAGGCCGAAGTCCGTGTATGCCGACGCCTATTTCGATCCAGCAGGAATGCCATTCGGTAATATGCGTGACGTGATCCGCCGCTATACTTCGCTTACCGGCATGCGCGGCGTGCTCTGGATCCAGGGCGAAGCCGACACCGACAACCGCACGGGCACCGACTCGTATTTCAACGACCTTAAAGCCGTCATAGAAGCATCCCGCAATGAATCCGGCCAGGATATTTCCTGGATGGTCTCTCAAACTTCCTATATCCGGGGCAATACCAGCAACCAGGTGATCGCCGGCCAGGGAAGAGTTATCAGTGAGGTGCCAAACGTTTTCCAGGGACCGCTTACCGACCTAATCCAAACTCCCCGCATTGACGGCGACAATGTCCATTTCATGAAAGATGGGCTCATTCAGCTCGCCGATGCATGGTATGATCGCCTTAACGATGATTTTTTCGCCCGGTCCAACCCCTATTCGGGCATGTCGCCGCTGCGCATCTCTGCCTCCTGTGCAGGTAATGGCAATGTGAACTTGACGGTCGAAAATGGCGGCGTGCGCGATATCAGTTGGAGCAGCGGCGGAAATTCCAACAGCGTACAAGTCGGCAACGGAACTTACCGTGTTACAGCGAGGGACGATCGTAACAACCTGATCTGGTCGCCCGAAATCCGCATTTCGGAACAAATTCAGCCTAATCAGCCCACCATTTCCATCGACGGCAGCAACCCGGTTTGTTTGGGCAATACAGCCACGCTCGTTTCAAGTTCGGGAGAAAATGCGACCTGGAATACCGGCGCCACGGGCGACCGGCTGCCTGTAACCGCGGGCGGTGAATATTTCGTCAAAATCACCAACATTTACGGCTGCGAGGCGCAATCCGAGAAGATCGCGATGAGAGTAGTAACCTCGCCATTGCCTGCCAAACCAAAGATTACAGCTTCTGGCGGCCTGATATTCTGCCAGGGCGGCGAAGTGACGCTCACTTCGGATTCGAAAGAGAAAAGCGTATGGTCCAACGGTGTGACCAATGCAAGCATTACCGCTGTTTCCTCCGGCGATTTCCGCGTACGTGCACTCGATGAAGAAGGCTGCTACTCTCCCGAATCGGATGTGGTAAGCGTAAAAGTGAATCCACTACCGGATAAACCACAGATTTCATTGGGTGGTGAAACCACATTCTGCGACGGCGGCAACGTGACGATGACATCCAGCTACGACTCAGGCAACATCTGGAGCACGACTGCCACCACCAAAACGATTTCAGTAACCGCCACAGGCACCTTCTCGCTCACGCAGCGCGATGCCAACGGATGTGAATCCAAATCCGACGAAGTGGCTGTGAAAGTAAACCCGTTGCCCGCAACACCTACGGTCACATCGCTGCGCCCGACGACATTCTGCGACCGCGATTACACGACGCTCCGCAGCAGCGAGGCCTATTCCTACCAATGGAGCAATGGTTCAACCGAGCGGGAAATCGAAATTCGTACTTCCGGCAATTTTACTATTTCGGCCAAAGATGCCAATGGCTGTGTTTCGCCTGTATCGCCCGTGGTGCAGGTAGTAGCAAACCCGCTTCCGCCAACACCCGCAATTACCGCCGACGGGCCAACGACATTCTGCGCCGACCTGAGTGTGAACCTGACTTCGACCACAGCCGCCGGCTTCCTGTGGAGCAACGGAGCTTCCACCCAAACATTGAAAGTAACTGCCGCCGGTAACTACTCGGTACAGACGATCAACGAGTTCCAATGCTACTCCGACCGCAGCAATGAGATTTCCACCCAAACCCTCGCATTGCCGCCGTCGCCCAGCGTAACGGCGCGTGAGGCAACTACTTTCTGCGATGGCGACACCATTTATCTGAAAGCGTCCAATGGCAATTCATTCTTTTGGAGCAACGGCCTCGAAGGCGATAGCATTGAAGTATTCCAAACCGGCGACTATGCCGCGCGGATCGTCGATGACCAAGGTTGCTATTCTCCATATTCGGCCCGGATCGCCATTGAGGTAAAACCTTCACCGACAGCTCCGAATATTAAGAAAACCGGGGTTTACACACTTTTCGCAGAGAATAACCTCAATACAGGAGACCATGTGTGGAAGTATAATGATGTGGAATTGACTGAAAACAGTGCAACGTTGAAGGCCGTCCGTGCGGGTAAATATGTGGTGAACAACACCATCGTTTATAGTCCTACGCTCACTTGCGCGTCCGAATTCTCCGAGCCGTTCCAGTTCTATCTCGACACTGAGAATCCGGGCTTTGTAGCATACCCCAATCCCGCCTCTGCCGAGAGGGTAACGGTTGAAACGCTGGCTGATGTGTTCAATGCGGAAGTTCAGATCATCGATAGTCGCGGTATCATTCACCGGACCTATCGGGTGGCGAAATTCGACCGTCAGCATTTCTTTAACATCATGGGACTTTCGAGCGGGATCTATTTCATCCGCATCAATTCAACCACGCTGAATGCGACGCAGAAACTGGTGATCGTACGGTAA
- the obgE gene encoding GTPase ObgE encodes MASSNFIDYVKINARSGNGGAGSMHFRREKHVEKGGPDGGDGGRGGHVILKGNAQLWTLLHLKYTKHVKAFDGKGGEGGRRTGAIGKDIILEVPLGTIAKNAETGEQLFEITEDGQEMILLRGGRGGMGNDHFKSATNQTPQYAQPGEPGKEEWFILELKVLADVGLVGFPNAGKSTLLSVVSAAKPEIADYPFTTLVPNLGVVPYRDYKSFVMADIPGIIEGASQGKGLGLRFLRHIERNSILLFLVPATSEDIEAEYQTLVQELRLYNPQLLDKSRILAISKMDVLSDEERLTLQDNLPNGIPALLISAITQEGVEQLKDKIWELINSPFPVR; translated from the coding sequence ATGGCCTCCTCTAACTTCATCGACTACGTAAAAATTAATGCGCGCTCTGGTAACGGCGGTGCGGGATCTATGCACTTCAGACGTGAAAAACACGTCGAGAAAGGCGGTCCCGACGGCGGCGACGGCGGGCGCGGAGGCCACGTGATCCTGAAAGGCAATGCCCAGCTCTGGACACTGCTGCATTTGAAATACACCAAGCACGTCAAAGCATTCGACGGTAAAGGCGGCGAAGGCGGCCGCCGCACGGGCGCGATCGGAAAGGACATTATCCTGGAAGTTCCGCTGGGTACAATCGCCAAAAACGCCGAAACCGGCGAACAACTGTTCGAAATCACCGAAGACGGGCAGGAAATGATCCTGCTGCGCGGCGGTCGGGGCGGAATGGGCAACGACCATTTCAAGTCGGCCACCAACCAAACACCCCAATATGCACAGCCGGGCGAGCCCGGAAAAGAAGAATGGTTCATTCTCGAACTGAAAGTGCTGGCGGATGTGGGGCTGGTAGGCTTTCCTAATGCCGGTAAATCGACATTACTCTCGGTAGTCTCAGCTGCCAAGCCGGAAATCGCCGATTATCCCTTCACCACCCTCGTACCCAACCTGGGTGTAGTCCCTTACCGCGACTACAAATCTTTCGTGATGGCCGACATTCCGGGCATTATCGAAGGCGCCTCGCAGGGAAAAGGGCTTGGCTTGCGTTTCCTGCGGCATATTGAACGCAATTCGATCCTCCTGTTCCTGGTTCCGGCCACGAGCGAGGACATCGAAGCGGAATATCAGACACTCGTACAGGAGCTTCGCCTGTACAATCCTCAGCTACTCGACAAGAGCCGCATTCTCGCCATCTCCAAAATGGATGTTCTTTCTGACGAAGAGCGCCTTACACTGCAAGACAATCTACCCAACGGCATCCCAGCGCTTTTAATTTCTGCAATAACCCAAGAAGGAGTTGAACAATTAAAAGATAAAATATGGGAACTTATCAATTCACCGTTTCCCGTACGGTAA
- a CDS encoding adenylate kinase — protein sequence MLNLILFGPPGAGKGTQSEKIIAKYNLIHLSTGDLLRSEIQAGTELGLKAKTLMDQGILVPDEVVIGMIDNKLKEHRSAAGFIFDGFPRTVKQAEALDNLLASYNESISVMVALSVNDDELLARLLNRGKTSGRPDDQNEELIAKRIQEYNSKTKPVADYYQEQGKFVAINGIGEIDSIFGEISGAIEAA from the coding sequence ATGCTGAATCTTATACTGTTTGGCCCTCCGGGAGCCGGGAAAGGTACCCAAAGTGAAAAAATAATTGCAAAGTACAATTTGATCCACCTTTCGACAGGAGATCTGCTGCGCTCCGAAATTCAGGCCGGAACGGAGCTGGGACTGAAAGCCAAAACGCTGATGGACCAGGGCATTCTGGTGCCGGACGAAGTGGTAATCGGGATGATCGATAACAAATTGAAAGAGCACCGCAGCGCGGCAGGCTTCATTTTTGATGGTTTTCCAAGAACCGTTAAACAGGCCGAAGCACTCGACAACCTGTTGGCAAGCTATAATGAAAGCATTTCCGTGATGGTTGCATTGTCGGTAAACGACGACGAACTGCTCGCACGCTTGCTGAACCGCGGCAAGACATCAGGCCGCCCCGACGACCAGAACGAAGAACTGATCGCGAAGCGCATTCAGGAATATAACAGCAAAACAAAACCCGTTGCCGACTACTACCAGGAACAAGGTAAATTCGTCGCTATCAACGGAATAGGTGAAATCGATTCGATCTTCGGAGAAATCTCCGGGGCGATCGAAGCAGCCTGA
- a CDS encoding T9SS type A sorting domain-containing protein — translation MKTVSIQKLTWSLLLVAAPVFLSVAQAQSDKKPKKDDDDKKTSIRVRVSEDDNGKVRDIEKSYEVGAMTDSERQRFIDKVLDSLNVDKKGKQTISITVDDGADGVIASKKRKKVIIDHRDPREPMAFHWDGDFKYEWDSDKFRENMKTIEKNFERNFHPKAKMMMRDMEDMGRNFSKSFDYAWENHGNVKAASIRSLTAYANNPADDVLNLRFSVPQKGNVTVTITDTKGKEVGKKEIHEFEGDYVGQIELKKNTKGTLFVTVVQNEDGAVKRVVIP, via the coding sequence ATGAAAACTGTTTCAATTCAAAAACTGACATGGTCGCTGCTGCTCGTGGCGGCACCGGTATTCCTATCCGTCGCGCAGGCGCAATCCGACAAAAAGCCCAAAAAGGATGACGACGACAAGAAAACGAGCATCAGGGTGCGGGTAAGCGAGGACGACAACGGCAAAGTGCGCGACATTGAAAAGAGTTATGAAGTGGGCGCAATGACCGATTCCGAAAGGCAGCGGTTCATCGACAAAGTGCTCGACTCGCTGAATGTCGACAAAAAGGGAAAGCAAACCATTTCAATCACCGTAGATGACGGGGCTGATGGCGTGATCGCCTCCAAAAAGCGCAAAAAAGTGATCATCGACCACCGTGACCCACGCGAGCCGATGGCGTTCCATTGGGACGGCGATTTCAAGTATGAATGGGATTCGGACAAATTCCGCGAAAACATGAAAACCATCGAAAAGAACTTCGAGCGGAACTTTCATCCCAAAGCGAAGATGATGATGCGCGACATGGAAGACATGGGCAGAAATTTCAGCAAGAGTTTCGACTATGCCTGGGAAAACCATGGTAACGTAAAAGCCGCCAGCATCCGGTCGCTCACAGCCTACGCCAACAACCCGGCCGACGATGTGCTGAACCTCCGTTTCAGTGTGCCGCAAAAAGGCAATGTGACCGTAACCATTACCGACACGAAAGGCAAGGAAGTAGGCAAAAAGGAAATCCACGAGTTTGAAGGCGACTACGTAGGCCAGATCGAACTTAAGAAAAATACAAAAGGAACGCTGTTCGTAACGGTGGTTCAGAATGAGGACGGAGCGGTAAAAAGGGTGGTTATCCCTTGA